TCCTCGACCTCGTCGGCAACACGCCGATGGTGCGGATCCGGGTCCTCGCCCGCGATCTGCCGCCGGACGTGCGCGTCTACGCCAAGCTCGAGGGCTTCAACCCGGGCGGCTCCGTGAAGGACCGGCCGGCCCTCAACATGATCCGCGACGGGATCGCCACGGGCCGGCTGCGTCCGGGCAAGACGATCCTCGATTCGACGTCGGGTAACACCGGCATCGCGCTCGCGATGATCGGCGCGGCGCTCGGCTATCCGGTCGAGCTCGTCATGCCGGAGAACGTGAGCATCGAACGCAAGAAGATCATCCGCGCCTACGGCGCCGGCATCATCTTCTCGAGCGGGCTCGAGGGCTCCGACGGCGCCATCCAGCTCTGCCGCGAGGTCCTGAAGCGGGATCCGGAGAAGTACTTCAAGCCCGATCAGTACTTCAACGAAGCCAACCCGCAGGCCCACTACCTCGGGACCGGCCCCGAGATCTGGCGCCAGACGGGCGGCCAGGTCACACACTTCGTGACCGGTCTCGGCACCGGCGGCACGATCATGGGGACGGGTCGCGCCCTCAAGGAGCTGAACCCCGCGATCGAGGTGATCGGCGTCGAGCCCGACGACGCGTTCCACGGCCTCGAGGGGCTCAAGCAC
The sequence above is drawn from the Deltaproteobacteria bacterium genome and encodes:
- a CDS encoding pyridoxal-phosphate dependent enzyme, encoding MVRIRVLARDLPPDVRVYAKLEGFNPGGSVKDRPALNMIRDGIATGRLRPGKTILDSTSGNTGIALAMIGAALGYPVELVMPENVSIERKKIIRAYGAGIIFSSGLEGSDGAIQLCREVLKRDPEKYFKPDQYFNEANPQAHYLGTGPEIWRQTGGQVTHFVTGLGTGGTIMGTGRALKELNPAIEVIGVEPDDAFHGLEGLKHMASSIVPGIYHENELDEKIPVATDDAYDMVHKLGTIEGIVVGQSSGANLVGALAVARRLERGVVVTIFCDFGVRYLSTNLWIGHERS